The stretch of DNA GGTTAAGCGTCCAAGCCAGCGTGTGCTCCCGCGACGACGAAACGAGCCCGAACAAGTCGAAGTCGCAGGTGTATTCTACGTCTAGGGTAAGGGTTTTCATGAGGCGTGATAGGGGGCAGAGAGGGCAAATTTAAGGAGGCTGGCAGCCCTATGGAATCACCCCGGCCATAATCTTGTACCCGGAAGATTAGGGGGGCGAAGTTTGACAATGTTAGGGAAGATGGTGTTATTTGTGCCGAGTTTTCCTTAAACCCCCACGGAAATGTCTGAAATTGCAGAAAAAGTAAAAGCCATCATCATCGATAAACTCGGCGTAGAAGCTTCTGAAGTAACCCCCGAAGCTAGCTTCACCAACGACCTGGGTGCTGACTCGCTGGATACTGTCGAGCTGATCATGGAGTTCGAGAAAGAATTCAACGTGTCGATTCCTGACGACCAGGCCGAGAACATCGGTACCGTGGGCCAAGCTATCAGCTACCTCGAAGAGCACGCTAAATAAGCAGTATTGGGTACTTGGTATTGAGTAGTTAGCCTCTCCTGCCCCGTGGTGTACTACAGGGCATTCCTACTAGCTACTCAGTACTCAATACTTTTCATAGTGCTTACCGGCCGGCTCGCCGCCGGCCGTTTGCTTTCCTACCATTCCTTTCTTTCGCTTCTCTGAGCCAGCCTATGTCTCTTCGGAGAGTTGTCGTGACCGGCCTGGGTGCTATTACCCCGCTCGGCAAAACCGCCCCCGCTTATTGGGAGGGCCTGAAGGCCGGCGTTAGTGGCGCCGCGCCCATCACCCGTTTCGATGCCACCAAGTTCAAGACTCGCTTTGCGTGTGAAGTGAAGGACTACAATCCGGATGACTACTTCGAGCGCAAAGAAGGTCGGAAAATGGACATCTTTACCCAGTTTGGTCTGATTGCCGCCGATGAGGCCATTCAGGACGCCAACCTGGAGGGAGTGGACAAAGACCGCGTGGGTGTTATCTGGGGCTCCGGTATCGGGGGCCTTACTTCCCTGCAAGCTGAGTGCATTGCCTTTGCCAACGGCGACGGCACCCCTCGCTTCAATCCTTTCTTCATTCCGAAGATGATTGCCGACAGCGCGTCGGGCAATATTTCCATCAAGCACAAATTCCGTGGTCCGAACTTCGTGACGACTTCGGCTTGCGCGTCTTCTTCTGATTCCATCATCTCCGCCTTTAACTACATCCGCCTGAACATGGCCGATGTAATGGTAACGGGCGGTTCCGAAGCAGCTGTCACTGAGTCGGGAGTAGGTGGTTTCAACGCCCTCAAGGCTATGAGTGAGCGTAACGA from Hymenobacter taeanensis encodes:
- a CDS encoding acyl carrier protein: MSEIAEKVKAIIIDKLGVEASEVTPEASFTNDLGADSLDTVELIMEFEKEFNVSIPDDQAENIGTVGQAISYLEEHAK
- the fabF gene encoding beta-ketoacyl-ACP synthase II, which translates into the protein MSLRRVVVTGLGAITPLGKTAPAYWEGLKAGVSGAAPITRFDATKFKTRFACEVKDYNPDDYFERKEGRKMDIFTQFGLIAADEAIQDANLEGVDKDRVGVIWGSGIGGLTSLQAECIAFANGDGTPRFNPFFIPKMIADSASGNISIKHKFRGPNFVTTSACASSSDSIISAFNYIRLNMADVMVTGGSEAAVTESGVGGFNALKAMSERNDTPELASRPYDKERDGFVLGEGAGALVLEEYEHAKARGAKIYAELIGGGMSADAYHITAPDPEGNGVVLVMQNALRDAGITPADVDYINTHGTSTPLGDGAEVKAIQKVFGEDAYKLNISSTKSMTGHLLGGAGAIEAVACILAMQHNLVPPTINHFTDDPELDPKLNFTFNTAQPREVNVAMSNTFGFGGHNTSVIFRKISA